In bacterium, the genomic window AGTATTGATCCATGGAAAAAAGCAAAATGCAGACAAAGCAGGCACATAATCATACTAACACAAGACAATAGAATGCGCATGTAAATAGTATTGTTTAAACCCAGGTTTTCTCTATACAGGAATAATACAAGAAGGCTGAAAGTCATATTAATATGGAATGAGATATACAACCCATACGTTGAATTATGGGGATAAACAAATATCGAGACAAGAAATAAAGCAGCAATGATTGCATTGACGAATAACCAAATATTTTTTTTATAATAACGCTTTACAAACATAGTAATTAAAAAGAATAATAATATGCATGATTCACAATAAAACCCAATACTGAAAAGAAGCTTATAACGATAGGCCGATATATAATTCGTTAAAGGGAAAGCCCCGCAATCAAGAGAATTTAAATGTGATACTACATTTGGTCCTGCGACAGGTATAAGCCATTTCCATCTCGGTAGACCAGCCAGCCATTCACCCATCTCTCTCTGACGTAAAGTATTGTAGATGTATTTTGTGAACTTTGAAAAACTTAAAAAATCATGCCACCCGTTAACGATCCATACAATCGTTGGTAAAGCACCAATGATTAACCCGGAAAAAAACAGTATTGTTCTGAAACGGAATGAAAGTCCATCGACATCTTTCCATGATCCCGCCCACAAAGTAATACTGACGGTTAATCCGATAAAATATACTATCCCTAATGGATGAGTTGTCGAAGCCAATGCAACAAATAATCCGGATAAGAACCAGATAAGTCCTGATTTATTGATCGAGCTAAGCGGAGAAAGCATACATGGAAAAATCAATGTCCCGGTAACGCCGAGGAAAAGGACTTCCTGCTCGAAACGTACCGTACGAGCCGCAACAATAACAGGAGGAGCAAGCCCCACCAATATCAATGGAATAAATAAGATGTAATTTTTGAATGAAAATTTTTTACTCATCATTAATATAATAAGCATGAGAGTCGACAATAGAAGAGCTGCAGAAAAGGTACGGCTTTTCTGATCAGAAAAACCAAAACAATAATGGAAAATATTCCTGAGAAAAAAAGCAGATATTGGTGGATAACGACGCACGACATCCGAGCTGAATGAATCACTTAAATAAGGAGGATATTTAAAATCATTATACTCTATGAATCGATGGGGAATATCGAGAATACTTCTTTCATCACCATCTGCATTAGGTAAATATTCATTTTTTGTAAGATATGAAAAGCCAATAATACAAAAAAGAATAACCAAGAAGAAAATAAAGACTTTTCTTTTCATCGTCAGCCTTCATAGCCCTGTGTTTAAAGTGAGTATTCCTATAACGGTAATTTCTTTTTAAAATATAACTTTTTCAGTTATTGTCCATTTTTATTATTATATATAATAGACATATCTTTATCGATTTGTTTTATACAATTTGTAATACATATTTAAGAAGTATTTATTATAATAACGAAATATTTAAGAAATTGCAAAATTTCATTGTATTTAAGAGAATAGGCTTATGTTATATAAATATCTTCCAAATTTTATATTTAAAAGTTTGTTTGGTGACAGGAAACAATGGGGAAACCAACCATTTGCTAACGATAAAGATTTTATTTATTGGATGGACAAATTATGGTTAGATTATTATATGGGATTTCATCAGGGAAGAATTGCTTCAACAGTGAATCATCTCGGTTTTAAAATAATGAACCATATTAATCTGAATAACAGGTCTATCTTGGAGGTGGGGCCGGGAAATGTCGAACATCTCCGTTATACACAAACCCGTCCGCGTGAATATATCATCATCGATCTGACTGAGGATCTTCTTACGGTGGCCGAGAAAAAGCTGAACAGCTATAATGTTCATAATGTAAAAAAAATCCTTCTTTCAGGTACTCACATACCCTTACCTGAAAACCATATAGATATTATATTGACATTTCATCAACTCGAACACGTGCATAATCTCACAGAACATATTGATGAATTCAAACGAATCCTGAAAAATGATGGTCTGATTGTTGGAGCAGTACCTGCTGAAGGGGGTTTAACATGGGGTATTGGCAGATTTTTTACTACAAGAAGATATATTAAAAAAAATTTAAATATTGATTTTGATAAAATCATCTGCTGGGAACATCCAAACTTTGTCGATGCTATCAAAAAGATACTCGACAGAGAGTTCACGCTTGTTAAATCATGGAAAAAACCTCTTGGCTTTCTTCCATTCGATTTGACGATATCATGGTCGTTTATTTATAAAAAAACATGATATTTTTTCCGGGACTCGCAAAAATGAATCATACATTCACTTTTTCGATCTCTTAATTCGATAACGATATGCAATATCGACAACAGCCAATGGAGCAACACAAAAATCACTTAGAATAACCTTAGAATAGCCATGAGGCCGTCCTATATATATTGATGGGAATTCCCCGATACTCAACCCGTTATTATACCAAATAGACAAAGCTTCGATGAGATAGAGAGGAGATGTATATTTCACTTTGTAAGAACTCAGTATTTCAGCAGCCCGGCGGTTGTAGAAACGATAACCGTTGCTGAAATCAATAACCGGTATCCAAATAAGAAGCCGGACGAAAAAATTGTATACACGGCTTACCCATGTTCTAAAAAATCCCCTTTTTTCGCTTTTACTTCCTGTCAGATATTTTGAAGCTATTGCTACATCATATATTTTTAATAGCATTATACCCGTTTCAAACTCTTCCGGACGATGTGACATAT contains:
- a CDS encoding class I SAM-dependent methyltransferase, whose amino-acid sequence is MLYKYLPNFIFKSLFGDRKQWGNQPFANDKDFIYWMDKLWLDYYMGFHQGRIASTVNHLGFKIMNHINLNNRSILEVGPGNVEHLRYTQTRPREYIIIDLTEDLLTVAEKKLNSYNVHNVKKILLSGTHIPLPENHIDIILTFHQLEHVHNLTEHIDEFKRILKNDGLIVGAVPAEGGLTWGIGRFFTTRRYIKKNLNIDFDKIICWEHPNFVDAIKKILDREFTLVKSWKKPLGFLPFDLTISWSFIYKKT
- a CDS encoding glycosyltransferase — protein: MPRINFSGYTPQRGVFINMPILNEAEVITTVLENMRTMLDGLEYTICIVDDGSDDGTIEQIEKFQLNYGHVHLVKRRKQKRGCQRGGALKLALDWGIKNTDYDVFIEMDGDMSHRPEEFETGIMLLKIYDVAIASKYLTGSKSEKRGFFRTWVSRVYNFFVRLLIWIPVIDFSNGYRFYNRRAAEILSSYKVKYTSPLYLIEALSIWYNNGLSIGEFPSIYIGRPHGYSKVILSDFCVAPLAVVDIAYRYRIKRSKK